The Impatiens glandulifera chromosome 3, dImpGla2.1, whole genome shotgun sequence genome contains a region encoding:
- the LOC124928788 gene encoding cytochrome P450 CYP82D47-like: protein MDFSLLDLVSSSIAGAVILMFIVLFMSLYYFLIGAGDHHKPPEPSGAWPVLGHLRLLRGPKLLHVALSEMADKHGPIFGIRLGLRRAIVVSNWELAKELSTTHDLAVASRPLLLAGKHLGYNYAMFAFSPYGSYWREIRKFVSLELLSTRRLNLLGHIRMSETKASIQQLYKFWMDKRDNTSGFMVDMSQWISDFTTNLIFMIIFGKRYSGNNLNKGEALKCQMIFKKFTYLMGVNVVGDAIPWLRWLDIGGHEKAMKQILKEYDHILMKFLEEHNDIRRERNSPDGDFMNLMISKLKDANIDGYDADTINKSTCSVLNVAGAHTTASMLTWTLCLLMNHRHVLMKVEEELDIHVGKGRNVEESDIPKLVYLQAVFKESLRLYPPAPLGAPREVQRDCVVGGYHVAAGTRLLLNIWKLQRDPKIWSEPLEFRPERFMTTHSNIDVRGQNFELIPFGTGRRVCPGINFSMQMGHLVLASLVHSFQLSNLNNNNKLVDMTETEGFTMSKATPLELIITPKLSSDLYT, encoded by the exons ATGGATTTCTCCCTACTTGATCTTGTAAGCTCTTCAATAGCAGGAGCagtaatattaatgtttatagTACTATTCATGTCCCTCTATTATTTCCTAATCGGTGCCGGAGATCATCATAAACCGCCGGAACCAAGCGGAGCCTGGCCTGTGCTTGGTCATCTCCGTCTTCTCCGAGGTCCCAAACTTCTCCACGTAGCACTTTCTGAAATGGCCGATAAACATGGTCCAATTTTCGGCATCCGTCTTGGACTTCGCCGGGCGATTGTTGTTAGCAATTGGGAGTTGGCCAAAGAACTGTCCACCACTCACGACCTAGCTGTGGCATCACGTCCTCTGTTGCTAGCAGGAAAGCACTTGGGCTACAACTATGCCATGTTTGCTTTCTCACCCTACGGGTCCTATTGGCGTGAGATTCGAAAATTTGTGTCCTTGGAATTGTTGTCTACTCGTCGACTCAACTTGCTCGGGCACATAAGAATGTCTGAGACAAAAGCATCAATCCAGCAACTTTATAAGTTTTGGATGGATAAAAGAGATAATACTAGTGGTTTCATGGTGGATATGAGTCAATGGATATCCGACTTTACCACAAACCTCATCTTTATGATAATCTTTGGAAAAAGATATTCTGGGAATAATCTTAACAAGGGTGAAGCTCTAAAGTgtcaaatgatttttaaaaagtttacaTATTTGATGGGTGTGAATGTTGTGGGGGACGCAATACCTTGGCTTCGATGGTTAGATATTGGAGGTCACGAAAAGGCcatgaaacaaatattaaaagaatacgATCATATATTGATGAAGTTTTTAGAAGAGCACAATGATATACGGAGAGAACGTAATAGTCCTGATGGTGATTTTATGAACCTAATGATCTCAAAGCTTAAAGATGCAAATATAGATGGTTATGATGCTGATACTATTAACAAGTCTACATGTTcg GTTTTGAATGTTGCGGGAGCTCACACCACCGCCAGCATGCTTACATGGACTCTTTGCTTACTCATGAACCACCGACACGTATTAATGAAAGTTGAGGAAGAATTGGACATCCATGTTGGCAAAGGAAGGAACGTTGAGGAGTCTGATATTCCCAAGTTGGTATACCTCCAAGCTGTTTTCAAAGAATCTCTAAGGCTATACCCTCCGGCTCCACTAGGAGCCCCAAGAGAAGTCCAACGAGATTGTGTCGTGGGTGGCTATCATGTGGCCGCAGGGACAAGGCTCCTTTTAAACATTTGGAAACTCCAACGCGATCCTAAGATATGGTCGGAGCCATTAGAGTTTCGGCCAGAGAGATTCATGACTACCCATAGCAACATAGATGTCCGTGGCCAGAATTTTGAACTGATTCCTTTTGGTACGGGTAGGAGAGTGTGCCCAGGAATAAACTTTAGCATGCAAATGGGGCACTTGGTGTTAGCTAGCCTAGTGCATTCTTTTCAGCTCTCAAAtctcaataataataacaaattagtAGATATGACCGAAACTGAAGGATTCACAATGTCCAAAGCTACTCCTCTTGAACTGATCATCACTCCCAAGCTTTCTAGTGATCTTTATACATGA
- the LOC124928911 gene encoding cytochrome P450 CYP82D47-like has product MSLYYFKVILFLGGAGDHPKPPEPSGTWPVLGHLLLLRGPKHLHVALSEMADKYGPIFSIRLGLRRAIVVSNWELAKELSTTHDLTVASRPQMLAGKHLGYNNAMFGLSPYGSYWRQIRKFVSLELLSMRRLNLLGHIRVSETNASIQQLYKLWADKGDDNLTLTTGSYSDGVLVDMRQWLLDFTTNVIHRIIYGKRYDGSGVDMEEARKCQRILKKITRLIGLNVVGDMIPWLRWLDIGGHQKVMKETSKEYDNLMEEWLEEHHDRRKGHNDSGSADRDFIDVMISKLKDVNIDNYDADTINKSTCLNLNLGGVDSTATMLTWTISLLMNHREVLMKVEEELDIHVGKGRNVEESDIPKLVYLQAVMKESLRLYPPVPLGGPREVTKDCVVGGYHVAAGTRLFFNIWKVQHDPKIWSEPLEFRPERFMTTHRNTDFRGQNFELIPFGTGRRVCPGINLSMQMGHLVLASLLQSFKLLNPNNELVDMTAVEGVSLSKATPLEVIITPKLSSNLYE; this is encoded by the exons ATGTCCCTCTATTATTTCAAAGTGATCCTCTTTCTTGGTGGTGCCGGAGATCATCCTAAACCGCCGGAACCAAGCGGAACCTGGCCTGTTCTAGGTCACCTCCTTCTTCTCCGAGGTCCCAAACATCTCCACGTAGCACTTTCTGAGATGGCCGACAAATATGGGCCAATTTTCAGCATCCGTCTTGGACTTCGCAGGGCGATTGTGGTTAGCAATTGGGAGTTGGCCAAAGAACTGTCCACCACTCACGACCTAACCGTGGCATCGCGTCCTCAAATGCTAGCAGGAAAACACTTGGGATACAACAATGCCATGTTTGGCCTTTCTCCATACGGCTCATACTGGCGGCAGATTCGAAAATTTGTGTCGTTGGAGTTGTTGTCTATGCGCCGACTCAACTTGCTCGGACACATAAGGGTGTCCGAGACAAATGCTTCCATCCAACAACTTTATAAGTTATGGGCGGATAAAGGAGATGACAACTTGACTTTGACTACCGGTTCTTATAGTGACGGTGTCCTTGTGGATATGAGGCAATGGTTATTAGACTTTACAACAAACGTGATTCATAGGATTATCTATGGAAAAAGATATGATGGGAGTGGTGTTGACATGGAAGAAGCTCGAAAATGTCAAAGAATTTTAAAGAAGATCACACGTCTGATTGGTTTAAATGTGGTTGGGGACATGATACCATGGCTTCGATGGTTAGATATAGGAGGTCACCAGAAGGTCATGAAAGAAACGTCAAAAGAATACGACAATCTCATGGAGGAGTGGCTAGAAGAGCACCATGATCGACGGAAGGGACATAACGATTCGGGTAGTGCAGATCGTGATTTCATTGACGTGATGATCTCAAAGCTTAAAGATGTCAATATAGATAATTATGATGCTGATACCATTAACAAATCTACATGCCTG AATTTGAATCTCGGGGGAGTAGATTCGACGGCCACCATGCTGACATGGACTATTTCCTTACTGATGAACCATCGCGAGGTGTTGATGAAGGTTGAGGAAGAATTGGACATCCATGTGGGCAAAGGAAGGAACGTGGAGGAGTCTGATATTCCCAAATTGGTATACCTCCAAGCTGTTATGAAAGAATCCCTAAGGTTATATCCACCGGTTCCACTAGGAGGCCCAAGAGAAGTCACCAAAGATTGTGTTGTGGGCGGCTATCATGTGGCGGCAGGGACAAGACTTTTCTTTAACATATGGAAAGTCCAACACGATCCTAAGATATGGTCAGAACCATTAGAGTTTCGACCAGAGAGATTCATGACTACCCATAGGAATACAGATTTTCGTGGCCAGAATTTTGAGCTGATTCCTTTTGGTACTGGTAGGAGAGTGTGCCCGGGAATAAACCTTAGCATGCAAATGGGACACTTAGTGTTAGCTAGCTTGCTGCAGTCTTTTAAGCTCCTAAATCCCAACAATGAACTTGTAGATATGACTGCGGTTGAAGGAGTTTCATTATCTAAAGCTACGCCTCTTGAAGTGATCATCACTCCAAAGCTTTCTAGTAATCTTTATGAATGA
- the LOC124930661 gene encoding BEL1-like homeodomain protein 4, producing the protein MLSEMFSSSQLAQAAATTTTGILDSQIITWNHRWQQRMQTADHETDEKQPQINAADVDFVNNLHQYNNNYSQQWHNFVADETNSHFRGFHSEESGVHQYNWIPGSSTSNCEEDDHHQNYDHNNQVSNYHGQGLSLSLSNSSAMRPLGTGLIKFEDVRMGNHDQGQFVVGFGASLEKVNVMRNSKYGKAAKELLEEICSTTSLGLTKNQSTVNPNSGKTVDPSTDRTAVGSCCTTSSLSKGNFSTLSAADKSEYQRRKVKLISMLDEVDGRYRSYREKMRGMVNSFDSVMGYGGAKTYTTMAQKAMSRHFRSVRNSVVEQLKATCEMLGEKEVGGSYGITKGETPRLKALDQSVRQQKAIQQMGMGMLGDLEAWRPQRGLPERSLNILRAWLFDHFLNPYPSDADKHLLSRQTGLSKNQVSNWFINARVRLWKPMVEEMYQRDAKEEEPETTATDTEQKLNSADQDQTAASPLTHSSLEGPSTFSAQRAPQHVINAPSSQADTFIINSNGNKFFDSSAQSYPWLSAEASVVNPSEFVFGRINGDVSLTLGLRHAGNAQEGQVPTREFRTC; encoded by the exons ATGTTGTCGGAAATGTTCAGTTCTTCACAGTTGGCTCAGGCGGCAGCCACCACCACCACCGGAATCTTGGATAGTCAGATCATCACGTGGAATCATAGATGGCAACAAAGGATGCAAACGGCCGATCATGAAACCGACGAAAAACAACCGCAGATAAACGCAGCCGATGTTGATTTCGTCAATAATCTTCATCAATACAACAACAACTATAGTCAGCAATGGCATAATTTTGTAGCCGACGAAACCAATTCCCACTTTCGTGGGTTTCATTCAGAAGAATCCGGCGTTCATCAGTATAATTGGATACCTGGAAGCAGTACAAGTAACTGTGAAGAAGAtgatcatcatcaaaattatgatcataataATCAAGTTAGTAATTATCATGGGCAAGGTTTGTCTTTATCACTCTCAAATTCATCAGCAATGAGACCTTTGGGAACTGGGCTGATCAAATTTGAGGATGTAAGGATGGGAAATCATGATCAAGGTCAATTTGTTGTCGGATTTGGGGCGTCTCTTGAGAAG GTGAATGTGATGAGAAATTCCAAATATGGGAAAGCTGCAAAGGAACTGTTGGAAGAGATCTGCAGCACTACAAGTCTTGGGTTGACGAAGAACCAAAGTACAGTAAACCCTAATTCTGGGAAGACAGTTGATCCATCTACTGATCGGACGGCTGTGGGGTCTTGCTGCACCACTTCTTCCCTCTCAAAGGGGAATTTTTCAACTCTTTCAGCTGCGGATAAGAGTGAGTATCAAAGGAGGAAGGTCAAATTGATATCCATGCTTGATGAG GTGGACGGAAGATACCGAAGTTATAGAGAGAAAATGCGAGGAATGGTGAATTCGTTTGACTCGGTGATGGGATATGGAGGGGCAAAAACATACACGACGATGGCACAAAAAGCAATGTCGAGGCATTTTCGGAGTGTGAGGAACTCAGTGGTAGAACAATTAAAGGCGACGTGTGAGATGCTAGGTGAGAAGGAGGTTGGAGGTAGTTATGGAATAACAAAAGGGGAGACTCCAAGATTAAAAGCGTTAGATCAGTCGGTGAGACAACAAAAAGCGATTCAACAAATGGGAATGGGGATGTTGGGAGACTTGGAAGCTTGGAGGCCGCAAAGAGGTTTGCCTGAACGATCTCTCAATATACTCCGGGCCTGGCTTTTCGACCATTTCCTTAATCC GTATCCAAGCGATGCAGACAAGCATTTGCTGTCCCGACAGACAGGCCTATCCAAGAATCAG GTATCAAACTGGTTCATAAATGCAAGAGTTCGTCTGTGGAAACCCATGGTCGAAGAAATGTACCAACGAGATGCCAAAGAAGAAGAGCCTGAAACAACTGCCACAGATACAGAGCAGAAGCTTAATTCAGCCGACCAAGATCAGACCGCAGCATCGCCATTAACGCATTCCTCCTTAGAGGGTCCAAGCACCTTCTCCGCTCAAAGGGCGCCACAACATGTGATCAATGCCCCCTCCTCTCAGGCAGACACTTTCATCATTAATTCAAACGGAAACAAATTCTTTGATTCCTCTGCTCAATCCTACCCTTGGCTGTCTGCAGAGGCTTCCGTCGTCAATCCGTCAGAATTTGTGTTTGGGAGAATCAATGGGGACGTTTCCCTCACTTTGGGACTCCGGCATGCTGGGAATGCGCAAGAAGGCCAGGTTCCGACTAGGGAATTCAGAACCTgttga